The Halostella litorea region CCCGACGGAGAACGCGAACTCCATGACAGAGACCGACCGGGAGCCCAGATCCCACACGACCAGCGTCAGCGGCGAGATGAGCGCGATCGGCGTCACGTCCGCGAAGATGGCCGGGACGAACGCGTAGGCGGTGAGGAACACGCTGATCGTGACCGTGACGAACGTGAGTTCCTTGAACGACCGCGCGAACATCGCGCCGACGAACGTCGCGCCGAGAAAGAGCAGGGCCAGCGGGACGACCGCCGCCACCGAGAGCGGGCCCCCGCCGACCGCCGCGGCGACGCCGACGGTGACCGCGAGCAGCGCGGCGAGGTACGGCAGCGTCTTGCCAGCGACGATGTCGCCCGGCGTGACCGGCGAGACGAGCATGAGTTCGCCGCGGCGGTTGATCCGCTCGTCCATGATCGTCGAGCCGTACGCCTGCACGACGAAGTTCATCGGCACGACGAAGAGGAACGCGAGCACGAGCGACGCGAACGGGAACGGCGGGCTCAGGCCGCCGGGCGTCCCGTCGCCGCCGCCGCCGAACACCCCGCCGCCGACGTTCGGCGCCTGGACCGCGCCGTCGTCGGAGCCGGAAGGGGTGCCCTCCGTTCCGCCCGTCGCGGTACCGTCACCGCCGCCCCCGGCGGTGCCGTCGGTCGTGCCGCCGTCGGCCGTCGTCCCGCCGCCGGCGTCGGGCCCGCCGTCGGTGGCCGTACTGTCGTCCGTTTCCGTGCCGTCGCCGGTACTCCCGCCGCCGTCGACGGCCGGCTGGGCGACGCTCCGGGACTCGTACCGGAGGTCGACCTCGACGGGGAACGCGGCATCCTGGTCCGGTTCGGCCCGCATCAGTTCGTCGTCGTTGTAGCGCTCGATCGCCGACCGGAACTCCGCGAGCGCCGCCTCGCTTTTCGCCGGCGTGTCCGGATTCGTCCGGACGGTCCCGTCGGCGACGAGCAGGTCGATCCGGTTCTCGGCCAGCGCCTCGCGGGAGGGCTCGCCGGGGGCGAACGCCGGCGTCGACTCGACCACGTCGTGATACGGGCTGTCGTCGGCGACGCCGACGCGGTAGATCCCCTCGTCCAGCGCCAGCCCGCCGGAGACGACCGCCGGGCCGACCAGCGCGCCGAAGACCACGCCGAGAACGGCCAGGAGGGCGGTCCGCCGGTCGACCGTGCCCGCGCTCTTGCTGACCTCCCAGCGTGCGATCCGGAGGACCTTCGACGGCGTCACGGCTCGGCCTCCCGCTCGGCGTCCGCAGGGGCCTCACCCGCCACGTCGAGGAATATCTCCTCCAGGCTCGGCTCGTCGGTGCGGATGTCGACCACCTCGCCGCCCGCGGCCTGCGCGTCGGCGCGGACGGCCTCGACGGCGTCCATGTCCGCGACGACGGACCGGTGGCGGCGCCGGTGGTCGTCGGTTTCGGCCGCGTCGGCGTCAGCGTCGTCGACCGGCTCGGACCCCTCGACCGGCACCGTCGTGTACACGCGGTACTCGGTCGTCCCGTGGCGGTCGCGGATCCCCTCGACGGTGCCGCGCGCGACGACTTCCCCGCGGTTCATGATGACGACGCGGTCGCACACCTCCTCGACGTGGTAGAGGTTGTGCGCGCTGAACAGGACGGTCTTGCCCGCCTCGCTCAGTTCGCGGGTGAACTCGATGACGTAGTTGGTCGTCAGCGGGTCCAGCCCGCTCGCCGGCTCGTCGAACACGAGCACGTCCGGGTCGTTGACCAGCGCCCGGGCGATGGCGACCTTCCGTTTCATCCCCTTCGACATGTCGCCGATGCGGCGGTCGCGGTGTTCGAGTTCGAGGCGGGCGAGCGCGTCGTCGATCCGTTCGGCCGCGGCGTCGCCGGGCACGTCGTACAGGTCCGCGAAGAAGTTGAGGTAGGAGTCGGCGGTCATCTCCTCGTACAGCGGCGACTCCTCGGGGAGGAAGCCGAGGTTCCGGCGCGTCTCGGGGTCGTCGGCCGCGCCGCCGTCGACGGTGAGGCTGCCGGCGGTCGGCTCGATCAGGCCGGCGACGGCCTTCAGCGTCGTCGTCTTGCCGGCCCCGTTCGGGCCGACGATGCCGAACACCTCGCCCGGTTCGACGGTGAACGTGCTCCCCTCAACCGCGACGAAGCCGCCGTACTCCTTCCGGAAGTCCGTCACCTCGATCATTCGATACGTGGACGTCGGACCGACGGCAGTTAAATTCGCGGACGCCGGCGAACGGGGTTACAGGCCGACGGCGTAGGGCCACGCCTCCGCGCTCAGCGCGAGGAAGGCAAGCGCGGTGCCGAGCAGGCCGACGTTCTTGAGGAAACTGATCGTCTCGTTCTGTCGCTCCTGGGGGTCCCCCGCGTTCCAGAAGTCGTGCATCTTCGGCGTGGCGACGAGCAGGAACGCGGCCAGCGCGCCCGCGCCGACGAGCGGGTAGGCTCCGGCCGCGACCAGCAGGCCGCCGACCAGCAGCATGCCGCCGGTGAACGGGACCATGATCCCGGCGGCCGGGACGCCCTTCGCGCCGGCGTAACCCGCCATCGACTCGGCGTCCGTGAAGTGGTTGAGCCCCATGAACGCGAGGACGCCGCCGAACAGCACCCGCGCGGCGAGAAACAGGACCTCGCCCGCCGGGGAGAGCGCCAGCGCCATCAGGCCACCCTCCGGTCGTCGCGTGCGGTCGTCGAACCGTTCTGAAGTTGCATCGCGTAACGTAGTTTCATTACGTTACCTGGTACGATAGCGAACCTTTTAGTCGTTCCCGGACGGAGGGGTAAGCAGGTAACAGGGATGTCACTGGAGACGCCACCCACGGCGGAGGAGAAAAACGCCGACGCCTGCGACGTGGTCGAGTCGCTGGAACAGATCGGCTCGCAGTGGCGGCTGATCGTCCTCAGCGACCTGCGGGAGGGCGAGAAGCGGTTCAACGAACTCAAGCGCTCGACCGGCGCGAACTCCCGGACGCTGTCGCGGGTGCTCGACGACCTGAACGACCTTGGCTTCATCACCCGCCGGCTGGAGGAGGACGCGCCGGTGGCGACGTACTACAGCCTCACCGAGAAGGGGGATTCGCTCTGCCCCGTCTTCGAGGAGATAGAGGACTGGGCCG contains the following coding sequences:
- a CDS encoding ABC transporter permease family protein, with translation MTPSKVLRIARWEVSKSAGTVDRRTALLAVLGVVFGALVGPAVVSGGLALDEGIYRVGVADDSPYHDVVESTPAFAPGEPSREALAENRIDLLVADGTVRTNPDTPAKSEAALAEFRSAIERYNDDELMRAEPDQDAAFPVEVDLRYESRSVAQPAVDGGGSTGDGTETDDSTATDGGPDAGGGTTADGGTTDGTAGGGGDGTATGGTEGTPSGSDDGAVQAPNVGGGVFGGGGDGTPGGLSPPFPFASLVLAFLFVVPMNFVVQAYGSTIMDERINRRGELMLVSPVTPGDIVAGKTLPYLAALLAVTVGVAAAVGGGPLSVAAVVPLALLFLGATFVGAMFARSFKELTFVTVTISVFLTAYAFVPAIFADVTPIALISPLTLVVWDLGSRSVSVMEFAFSVGPALLTAVLLFVLGAGVYREEDMFTQRPVHLKALDALATRIRRPRSVGLVTAAAIPFVFVAELLAVALLFALPLDASLPVLLVAIAVIEEVAKGVGSYAGFVHARYDRGLRTALVVGACSGLGFFAAEKLTAIVQAVGLTQLELGRAAFATTAASGPFLLVALLAPLALHVVTAGISAVGARRGPKRWAAATGVAVIIHVAYNAAVIGGV
- a CDS encoding ABC transporter ATP-binding protein; translated protein: MIEVTDFRKEYGGFVAVEGSTFTVEPGEVFGIVGPNGAGKTTTLKAVAGLIEPTAGSLTVDGGAADDPETRRNLGFLPEESPLYEEMTADSYLNFFADLYDVPGDAAAERIDDALARLELEHRDRRIGDMSKGMKRKVAIARALVNDPDVLVFDEPASGLDPLTTNYVIEFTRELSEAGKTVLFSAHNLYHVEEVCDRVVIMNRGEVVARGTVEGIRDRHGTTEYRVYTTVPVEGSEPVDDADADAAETDDHRRRHRSVVADMDAVEAVRADAQAAGGEVVDIRTDEPSLEEIFLDVAGEAPADAEREAEP
- a CDS encoding DoxX family protein, whose amino-acid sequence is MALALSPAGEVLFLAARVLFGGVLAFMGLNHFTDAESMAGYAGAKGVPAAGIMVPFTGGMLLVGGLLVAAGAYPLVGAGALAAFLLVATPKMHDFWNAGDPQERQNETISFLKNVGLLGTALAFLALSAEAWPYAVGL
- a CDS encoding winged helix-turn-helix transcriptional regulator; the encoded protein is MSLETPPTAEEKNADACDVVESLEQIGSQWRLIVLSDLREGEKRFNELKRSTGANSRTLSRVLDDLNDLGFITRRLEEDAPVATYYSLTEKGDSLCPVFEEIEDWAAEWLGEDPAADD